The following coding sequences lie in one Oncorhynchus kisutch isolate 150728-3 linkage group LG17, Okis_V2, whole genome shotgun sequence genomic window:
- the sdc3 gene encoding LOW QUALITY PROTEIN: syndecan-3 (The sequence of the model RefSeq protein was modified relative to this genomic sequence to represent the inferred CDS: inserted 1 base in 1 codon), whose amino-acid sequence MERERERERERDREREREKERERERERERQREIERERERERERARAAQTTISPRGPAAVPMATTSTATPLAESVAPSSGVQDLVTTEEEDEDVYLSPDPTTSMPMETTTEEEEEEEVTTTDTETTPLPKTTAPPTTIGPALTERSSSAPFRPSVLVTTPIKAAPTERSTRPQQPSTTMNNELGVNGPSGDFEIREEDRRQGNEVVGRGLGMETGAEPDLIGNTINTGSSAAQLPQKNILERKEVLIAVIVGGVVGALFAAFLVMLLVYRMKKKDEGSYTLEEPKQATVTYQKXDKQEEFYA is encoded by the exons atggagcgggagagagaacgagagcgggagagggatagagagagggagagagaaaaggagagggagagagaaagagagagagagaggcaacggGAAATAGAGAGGGAACGAGAAAGAGAACGTGAAAGAGCGAGAGCCGCCCAGACCACCATCTCACCCCGTGGCCCGGCGGCTGTTCCCATGGCGACCACCAGCACAGCGACGCCTCTGGCGGAGAGTGTAGCACCCTCTAGTGGCGTGCAGGACCTGGTCACCacagaagaagaggacgaggaTGTCTACCTGTCCCCAGACCCCACCACCAGTATGCCTATGGAgaccaccacagaagaagaagaagaggaagaagtgaccactacagatacagagaccACACCCCTCCCAAAGACAACAGCTCCACCCACTACGATTGGCCCAGCCCTAACTGAGAGGTCTAGCTCCGCCCCCTTTAGGCCCAGTGTTCTGGTGACCACGCCTATTAAAGCCGCACCCACAGAGAGGAGCACACGCCCACAGCAGCCTTCTACGacaatg aatAATGAATTAGGGGTTAATGGACCCAGCGGAGACTTTGAGATCCGGGAGGAGGACCGTCGCCAGGGCAACGAGGTTGTTGGTCGTGGCCTTGGCATGGAGACTGGGGCAGAACCTGATCTGATTGGCAACACAATTAACACAGGAAGTTCTGCCGCTCAACTTCCTCAGAAGAACATCTTGGAGAGGAAGGAGGTTCTGATAG CGGTGATAGTGGGGGGTGTGGTGGGGGCCCTGTTTGCAGCATTCCTGGTCATGCTGCTGGTGTACAGGATGAAGAAGAAAGATGAAGGCAGCTACACACTGGAGGAACCCAAGCAAGCCACCGTCACCTACCAGA CTGACAAACAGGAGGAGTTCTacgcataa